The genomic segment TGCCGCCCCGCGTACCGCCCGCCGCGACGGTGCGCCCGTCACGGCTGAAAGCGACTGACCGTACAGCCCCATGACGCCCCGTCAGTACCCTGCGGGCCCGACCGGTCGCCGCGTCCCACAGCCGCACCGTACCGTCGGCACCTCCGCTCGCGACGGTACGTCCATCAGGGCTGAACGCGACCGACCGCACGTCTCCCCGATGTCCCGTCAGCACCCGCCGTGTCCTGCCGTTGGCCGCGTCCCACAGCCGTACGGTTCCGTCGCGGGCGCCCCCGGCGACCGTGCTGCCGTCCGGACTGAACGCCACCGCTCGCACGGCGCCCTGCCGCCCGGGCACCGTGACGCGCTCCCTTCCGGTCGACACGACCCACAGCCGCACCGTGCCGTCACGCCCGCCGCTGGCCACCGTGCTCCCGTCCGGGCTGAAGGCCGCGGCGGGGACCGAGCCCCGGTGCCCGGCCAGTACCGCACGCAACGCCCCGGTCGCCGCGTCCCACAGCCGTACCGTGCCGTCGTGCTGGCCGCTGAGCACCGTACGGCGGTCCGGGCTGAAGGCCACCGACTCCGCGTCCCTGCGGCGCTCGGCGAGCGCCGCGCGCTCCTTGCCGGTGGCCGCGTCCCACGCCCGTACGGTGCCGTCGCGGGCGCCCCCGGTCACCGTACGGCCGTCGGGGCTGAACGCCACGGACGCCACGGCGCTCCCGCGCCGCCCGGCCCGCAGCACACGCGCCGTGCCGCTCGCGGTCGCCCTCAGCCGTACCGTCCCGTCGTCGCCACCGCTGGCCACCGAGCTCCCGTCCGGACTGAACGCCAGGGAGCGCACGGCACCCTGATGCCCCCTCAGAACCAGCCGCGACTTGCCCGTTGCCGCGTCCCACAGGCGTACGGTGCCGTCACTGCCCCCACCGGCGACCGTGCGCCCGTCCGGGCTGAGGGCCACCGCCCGGACGTCGCCCCGGAGGCCGGTCCTCATGGCCCGCGAGGACCCGGTGGCCGTGTCCCACAGCCGGACGGACCCGTCGGCGCCGCCCCCGGCCAAGGTGTGCCCGTCGGACCCGTAAGCGACCGCCGTGACCGCACCTTGATGGCCCGTCAGCACCTTCCTCGCCTTGCCGCTCACGGCGTTCCAGAGGCGTACGGTGCCGTCCTCGCCACCGCTGGCGACGGTCCGGGCGTCGGGGCTGAAGGCCACCGCCCTCACCTCGCCCCGGTGACCCGTCATGCGCAGCTGCAGGGGGAGCGAGGCCGTCCTGAAGAGGCCGGCGGTGGCCTCGGGGGTGGGGCGGATGCGGTACGCGTACAGGGCGAGGAGCGAGGCGAGGTCCGATTCGGACGGCAGGAGCGCGGCCGACTGCGCGGCGAGCTGCCGGGACAGTGCGCTGCGCTGCTCGGAGACGGCCTCGCGCCGGTTGCCCTCGCTGGTCCGGTACTGGTCCCAGGCGAGCAGCCCCGAGACCAGCGCGAGCAGCAGCAGGACGGACAGGGCGAGCGTGAAGCGGCGCAGCCGCCGCGTGGTGCGTGCTTCGGCGAGCCGCTCGCGCTCCCGGGCGGCGGTGCTGGCCGCGAGGAAGTCCCTTTCCAGTTCGGTGAGTTCACTTCCGGCGGAGCTGCCCGGACGTGGCGGTCCGTGGGTGGGGAAGGTGTCCTCGGCCGTGTCGAGACGTGTGCCGCGGTACAGCGCGCCCGGGTCGCGGTGCTCGCGGTCCCACGCGGTCGCCGCGTCGCTCAGCCGCTGGCGGAGCAGGAGTCCGGCGCGGTCCTCGTCGATCCAGTGCCGCAGCCGCGGCCAGGCCTGCAGCAGGGCCTCGTGGGTGAGCTCGACCGTGTCCGTGTCCAGGGTGATCAGGCGGGCCCCGGCGAGCGCGTCGAGGACCGTCCGTACGTCGCCGGGGCCGGTGTGCGGCCCGCCCAGGGAGTCGAGGTCGGCGCGGGCCGGCCGGCGTCGCGTGGCCTCGGTGCCCTCGCCGACCACGACGAGGCGCAGCAGGAGCGCGCGGGCCAGCTGCCGCTGACGGTCGTCGAAGGCGGCGTGGACGGTCTCCGCGGTCTGGCCGAGGGCGTGCCGGATGCCGCCCGCGGCCTCGTACCCGGCCAGGGTGAGCGTGTTCCCGCGGCGGCGGCGCCAGGTCTCGCGCAGGGCGTGGGAGACCAGGGGCAGCACGGTGGCGCGACCGGTGGCGTCGGCGATCACCCGGGCGAGCAGCGCCCCCTCGACGGTGCAGCCCGCGCGTGCGGCGGGCCGGCTGATCGCCCGGCGCAGCTCGTCCGTGGTCATCGGACCCACCAGCAACTGGGCGTCGCGCAGCGCCTCGACGAGCTC from the Streptomyces venezuelae genome contains:
- a CDS encoding AAA family ATPase, which codes for MPRGERPLEDDGGELTAFAAELRRLREKAGSPPYRRLARDAHYSSTTLADAASGRRLPSLPVTLAYVRACGGDTEAWEARWRALGARLAATEDRAGDDGVDDGGDGGVERLRGPYVGLAAFQPEDVAWFFGREQLTEDLVARVRSGRFLAVFGASGSGKSSLLRAGLLPRVREEDARGWGVVLFAPGAHPLETCAARLADVSGDSATALHADLAADPRALHLTALKALAGRPDDAELLLVVDQFEEVFTLCDDARERTRFITALLTAARAPNSRTRVVLGVRADFYARCAQHPELVEALRDAQLLVGPMTTDELRRAISRPAARAGCTVEGALLARVIADATGRATVLPLVSHALRETWRRRRGNTLTLAGYEAAGGIRHALGQTAETVHAAFDDRQRQLARALLLRLVVVGEGTEATRRRPARADLDSLGGPHTGPGDVRTVLDALAGARLITLDTDTVELTHEALLQAWPRLRHWIDEDRAGLLLRQRLSDAATAWDREHRDPGALYRGTRLDTAEDTFPTHGPPRPGSSAGSELTELERDFLAASTAARERERLAEARTTRRLRRFTLALSVLLLLALVSGLLAWDQYRTSEGNRREAVSEQRSALSRQLAAQSAALLPSESDLASLLALYAYRIRPTPEATAGLFRTASLPLQLRMTGHRGEVRAVAFSPDARTVASGGEDGTVRLWNAVSGKARKVLTGHQGAVTAVAYGSDGHTLAGGGADGSVRLWDTATGSSRAMRTGLRGDVRAVALSPDGRTVAGGGSDGTVRLWDAATGKSRLVLRGHQGAVRSLAFSPDGSSVASGGDDGTVRLRATASGTARVLRAGRRGSAVASVAFSPDGRTVTGGARDGTVRAWDAATGKERAALAERRRDAESVAFSPDRRTVLSGQHDGTVRLWDAATGALRAVLAGHRGSVPAAAFSPDGSTVASGGRDGTVRLWVVSTGRERVTVPGRQGAVRAVAFSPDGSTVAGGARDGTVRLWDAANGRTRRVLTGHRGDVRSVAFSPDGRTVASGGADGTVRLWDAATGRARRVLTGRHGAVRSVAFSRDGRTVAAGGTRGGSGSGSGSGSGNVWLWNAVTGEPRGAPGRQREDVRSVAFGADGHTLAVGGDGGTLRLWDAATGTSRSLRTGTKSPVRTVAFSPDGRTVAGGADDGTLRLWDTATGALRATTGNRRGPLSVAFSPDGRTVASGDRDGTVRLWDAATGLQNLALTGHEGAVWSVAFGPDGRTVASGGEDGTLRLWGVLRGAGEAVDRICRSLRRELSPEERARYLNVPDEGEWPRRACER